In the genome of Cupriavidus sp. WKF15, the window CTGAGCAGAGGCGGCTTGACCTGTTTGGCGTGCTGGCCATCAGTTACCTGACGGCTTGCGGTGGGGGAGTAATTCGTGACCTGTGCCTCGGTGCACTGCCGCCAGTCGGCATTTCGGACTGGCGCTACCTCGCAACGTCGGCGTTAGCCGCCGGGTTGGCAATCTGGGCGCGTCCAATCATCGACCACCTCAAACACCCCATTGTTTTCTTCGACTCGCTAGGGCTGGGCTTCTTCGCCGTCATTGGCGCGCACAAGGCGCTGCAGTTCGGCCATAACGTCGAAGTTGCGATTCTTCTCGGCATGGTGACCGCCGTTGGCGGTGGTGTGGTGAGAGACGTGGTCCTCAATCGCGTACCCATTATCCTCGAGAAAGAAATCTACGCCATTGCAGCGCTGGTCGGGGCAGCCATCCAGGTGCTTGGGCAACTCATGGATTGGAAATTCGCGCTCACGCCGTGGTTCGGCGCTTTGACTTGTTTTGGGCTCCGCGCCCTAGCGGTGCGCTATTCCTGGAGCCTTCCGGTTGTACGTGGAAGGGACGTAGCGCAATGAGTGCTCGCTTTATTGGGTCAAATTCGGTTTGCTGCTTATTCACTCGGCCGCTGTATATGACGCCGGTGGCAAGGTGAGTCAACCTCCTGTGGCAGTTGCATCTAAACCGTTGTCCAGCACA includes:
- a CDS encoding trimeric intracellular cation channel family protein, with protein sequence MEHNLFVLVDLLGTFAFAVSGALAAEQRRLDLFGVLAISYLTACGGGVIRDLCLGALPPVGISDWRYLATSALAAGLAIWARPIIDHLKHPIVFFDSLGLGFFAVIGAHKALQFGHNVEVAILLGMVTAVGGGVVRDVVLNRVPIILEKEIYAIAALVGAAIQVLGQLMDWKFALTPWFGALTCFGLRALAVRYSWSLPVVRGRDVAQ